A DNA window from Mastomys coucha isolate ucsf_1 unplaced genomic scaffold, UCSF_Mcou_1 pScaffold21, whole genome shotgun sequence contains the following coding sequences:
- the Cldnd2 gene encoding claudin domain-containing protein 2 isoform X1 encodes MGVKKSLQTGGNLLNLLSSILIVLSTTTNYWTRQQGGHSGLWQECSHGVCSNIPCQNTLAVTAACMVLATAFSIVALGMGIRIQCQEAESPSSQNTIVLLFLSGLLLLIALIVYTSKNAWKPEVFFSWSYFFGWLLLSACQHDHAEHRSHQRVPSVPVNATCLGQNKGMAFSLSPACFSAERRDRSLETTETQIKWLVERVKEVRRIVGG; translated from the exons ATGGGGGTGAAGAAGAGCCTTCAGACTGGAGGCAATTTGCTTAATCTCTTGAGCAGCATCCTCATAGTACTGTCCACTACCACCAACTACTGGACCCGACAACAAGGGGGGCACAGTGGCCTATGGCAGGAGTGTTCCCATGGCGTGTGCTCCAATATCCCCTGCCAGA ACACCTTGGCAGTGACGGCAGCGTGCATGGTGTTGGCAACAGCCTTCAGTATTGTAGCTTTGGGGATGGGGATACGGATTCAGTGTCAAGAGGCCGAGTCACCAAGTAGCCAGAATACCATTGTCTTACTTTTTCTCAGCG GGTTGCTGCTGTTGATTGCCTTGATCGTATACACTTCAAAGaatgcctggaagccagaagtctTTTTCTCCTGGTCCTACTTTTTCGGATG gcttctgctttctgcttgcCAGCATGATCATGCAGAGCACCGAAGCCATCAGCGGGTTCCCAGTGTGCCTGTGAATGCGACCTGCCTGGGGCAGAATAAAGGAATGGCTTTTAGCCTCAGCCCTGCGTGCTTTTCTGCGGAACGTAGAGACAGAAGCTTGGAGACTACAGAGACACAGATAAAGTGGCTTGTAGAGAGAGTTAAGGAGGtcagaaggattgtgggagggtaG
- the Cldnd2 gene encoding claudin domain-containing protein 2 isoform X3: MGVKKSLQTGGNLLNLLSSILIVLSTTTNYWTRQQGGHSGLWQECSHGVCSNIPCQNTLAVTAACMVLATAFSIVALGMGIRIQCQEAESPSSQNTIVLLFLSGLLLLIALIVYTSKNAWKPEVFFSWSYFFGWLALPFSFIAGKSTMTSRDFPALALQHTPWRCP, encoded by the exons ATGGGGGTGAAGAAGAGCCTTCAGACTGGAGGCAATTTGCTTAATCTCTTGAGCAGCATCCTCATAGTACTGTCCACTACCACCAACTACTGGACCCGACAACAAGGGGGGCACAGTGGCCTATGGCAGGAGTGTTCCCATGGCGTGTGCTCCAATATCCCCTGCCAGA ACACCTTGGCAGTGACGGCAGCGTGCATGGTGTTGGCAACAGCCTTCAGTATTGTAGCTTTGGGGATGGGGATACGGATTCAGTGTCAAGAGGCCGAGTCACCAAGTAGCCAGAATACCATTGTCTTACTTTTTCTCAGCG GGTTGCTGCTGTTGATTGCCTTGATCGTATACACTTCAAAGaatgcctggaagccagaagtctTTTTCTCCTGGTCCTACTTTTTCGGATGGTTGGCTTTACCCTTCTCGTTTATTGCGG GAAAGTCCACAATGACTTCCAGAGACTTCCCCGCCCTCGCACTCCAGCACACTCCGTGGAGATGCCCTTGA
- the Lim2 gene encoding lens fiber membrane intrinsic protein, with product MYSFMGGGLFCAWVGTILLVVATATDHWMQYRLSGSFAHQGLWRYCLGNKCFLQTESIAYWNATRAFMILSALCATSGIIMGVLAFAQQSTFTRLSRPFSAGVMFFASTLFVLLALAIYTGVTVSFLGRRFGDWRFSWSYILGWVALLMTFFAGIFYMCAYRMHECRRLSTPR from the exons ATGTACAGCTTCATGGGTGGTGGCCTCTTCTGTGCCTGGGTGGGGACCATCCTGTTGGTGGTAGCCACAGCGACTGACCACTGGATGCAGTACCGGCTGTCGGGGTCCTTTGCACACCAGGGCCTGTGGCGATACTGCCTGGGCAACAAGTGCTTCCTGCAGACGGAGAGCATCG CATATTGGAATGCCACCCGGGCTTTCATGATCCTGTCTGCCCTGTGTGCCACCTCGGGGATCATCATGGGTGTCCTAGCGTTTGCGCAGCAATCCACCTTTACCCGCCTCTCCAGGCCCTTCTCTGCTGGCGTCATGTTTTTTGCCTCCA ccctttttGTCCTGTTGGCCTTGGCCATTTACACCGGAGTCACCGTCAGTTTCCTCGGCCGCCGCTTTGGGGACTGGCGCTTTTCATGGTCTTACATCCTGGGCTGGGTGGCCCTGCTCATGACCTTCTTTGCAG GAATTTTCTACATGTGTGCCTACCGGATGCATGAGTGCCGGCGCCTATCCACCCCACGCTGA
- the Nkg7 gene encoding protein NKG7: protein MEPCRSLALLAVCLGLTSSVIALTTDFWIVATGPKFSAHSGLWPTSQGIQVAGYIHATQSFCILAVLWSLVSVSFLVLSCIPALSVPGRGPLVSTVMAFAAALSMFVAMAVYTSMRWSQTPSPQIQTFFAWSFYLGWVSFILFLFAGCLSLGAHCRIRRAEYETL from the exons ATGGAGCCCTGCCGGTCCCTGGCCCTGCTTGCTGTCTGTCTGGGCCTGACTTCTTCTGTGATTGCTCTGACCACTGACTTCTGGATAGTGGCCACAGGCCCTAAATTCTCTGCCCACTCTGGCCTCTGGCCAACGAGCCAAGGGATTCAAGTAGCAG GTTATATCCATGCGACACAGAGCTTCtgtatcctggctgtcctgtggaGCCTGGTGTCGGTGAGCTTCCTGGTTCTGTCTTGCATCCCAGCCCTGTCTGTTCCCGGCCGTGGCCCTCTGGTTTCAACTGTCATGGCTTTTGCTGCAG CTCTCTCCATGTTTGTGGCCATGGCAGTGTACACCAGTATGAGATGGAGCCAGACTCCATCTCCCCAGATCCAGACATTCTTCGCTTGGTCCTTCTACCTAGGCTGGGtctccttcatcctcttcctctttgcaG GCTGCCTGAGCCTAGGTGCTCACTGTAGAATCCGTCGGGCTGAGTATGAAACCTTGTGA
- the CUNH19orf84 gene encoding uncharacterized protein C19orf84 homolog codes for MDKQKDGASCNGDNISLPPAGTESCPASAIPALPPSFLSTLDPAHLGLPEQLASVTVPIRLDTLSYLLHSALLGTYNLQQSLPPCSCSAQPSHIWPDTVRRPPRRSGQARGGWEVRQRPSRDWGRSRGRAQSQRGPGRAEELERRMAGGAGAGPSTPPVTPPSQDGQKEAGGLSEDWETDY; via the exons ATGGACAAACAAAAAGATGGGGCTTCGTGTAATGG GGACAACATTTCTCTGCCGCCAGCTGGGACTGAGTCATGCCCTGCTTCAGCCATCCCAGCCCTGCCACCCTCGTTCCTGAGCACCCTAGACCCAGCCCACCTGGGGCTCCCAGAGCAACTGgcctctgtcactgtccccaTCCGCCTAGACACCCTGTCCTACCTCCTACACAGTGCCCTCCTGGGGACCTACAATCTCCAGCAGTCCTTACCCCCTTGCTCCTGCTCTGCCCAGCCAAGCCACATCTGGCCAGACACAGTCAGGAGGCCACCCAGGAGATCGGGCCAGGCCCGTGGGGGCTGGGAAGTTCGACAAAGGCCTTCCCGGGACTGGGGCAGGAGCAGGGGTAGGGCACAGTCACAAAGGGGCCCTGGAAGAGCCGAAGAGCTGGAGAGGCGCATGGCCGGGGGTGCTGGGGCTGGCCCCAGCACCCCACCAGTGACACCACCATCCCAGGATGGGCAGAAGGAAGCTGGAGGATTGTCTGAAGACTGGGAGACAGACTACTAG
- the Cldnd2 gene encoding claudin domain-containing protein 2 isoform X2 yields the protein MGVKKSLQTGGNLLNLLSSILIVLSTTTNYWTRQQGGHSGLWQECSHGVCSNIPCQNTLAVTAACMVLATAFSIVALGMGIRIQCQEAESPSSQNTIVLLFLSGLLLLIALIVYTSKNAWKPEVFFSWSYFFGWLALPFSFIAGFCFLLASMIMQSTEAISGFPVCL from the exons ATGGGGGTGAAGAAGAGCCTTCAGACTGGAGGCAATTTGCTTAATCTCTTGAGCAGCATCCTCATAGTACTGTCCACTACCACCAACTACTGGACCCGACAACAAGGGGGGCACAGTGGCCTATGGCAGGAGTGTTCCCATGGCGTGTGCTCCAATATCCCCTGCCAGA ACACCTTGGCAGTGACGGCAGCGTGCATGGTGTTGGCAACAGCCTTCAGTATTGTAGCTTTGGGGATGGGGATACGGATTCAGTGTCAAGAGGCCGAGTCACCAAGTAGCCAGAATACCATTGTCTTACTTTTTCTCAGCG GGTTGCTGCTGTTGATTGCCTTGATCGTATACACTTCAAAGaatgcctggaagccagaagtctTTTTCTCCTGGTCCTACTTTTTCGGATGGTTGGCTTTACCCTTCTCGTTTATTGCGG gcttctgctttctgcttgcCAGCATGATCATGCAGAGCACCGAAGCCATCAGCGGGTTCCCAGTGTGCCTGTGA